In the Chroococcidiopsis sp. SAG 2025 genome, one interval contains:
- a CDS encoding mercuric reductase has translation MAVEYDLVVIGGGSGGLVVAGVAAALKAKVALIEKHRLGGDCLWYGCVPSKSLIRASRVAYEVKHAGRFGIYCNDPQIDFAKAIAHVQNTITTIEPHDSPERFEDLGVEVIFGDGKFIDKKTFEVNNRRLKARSFVIATGSRPATLPIPGLKEAGFITNEEVFEITERPDTLAIIGGGPIGCELGQAFSRLGSKVTIIASRDRLLPKEDPEAVEVIHQQFKSEGINFLLNTKAEKIEVVDGKKYIWTGKEKIIADQILVAAGRAPNVESLNLDAAGVKVGKKGIQVNSKLQTSNPRIYACGDVLGGYQFTHVASYQANIVLKNALFVPIFKVSNRVIPWATFTEPELARVGLTEQEAREKYGNDIRVVKQEYADVDRAQADGTIAGFAKIITKRNGQILGAHLVGAAAGELIHEIILAMSHNLKLSALSGIHIYPTLSEVNSKAAFAQTRQNYEQNHRLQQMLSSIFRVIRRFG, from the coding sequence ATGGCAGTGGAATACGATCTTGTGGTTATTGGTGGCGGTTCGGGTGGTTTGGTGGTGGCTGGTGTCGCCGCTGCACTTAAGGCGAAGGTGGCGCTAATTGAAAAGCATCGCCTGGGTGGTGATTGTCTCTGGTATGGTTGCGTCCCCAGTAAGTCTTTGATTCGTGCTTCCCGCGTGGCTTATGAGGTGAAACATGCGGGAAGATTTGGGATCTACTGTAACGATCCGCAAATTGATTTTGCTAAAGCGATCGCCCACGTCCAAAATACAATTACTACCATCGAACCTCACGATTCGCCAGAAAGGTTTGAGGATTTGGGTGTAGAAGTCATTTTTGGCGATGGTAAGTTTATCGATAAGAAAACTTTTGAAGTTAACAATCGTCGCCTCAAAGCCAGAAGTTTTGTCATCGCTACAGGTTCTCGTCCCGCCACGCTACCAATCCCAGGACTCAAGGAAGCGGGATTTATTACTAACGAAGAAGTGTTTGAAATTACCGAACGTCCAGATACACTCGCAATTATTGGTGGGGGACCAATCGGTTGTGAGTTAGGACAAGCATTTTCTCGTTTAGGATCGAAAGTTACCATCATTGCCAGCCGCGATCGCCTCCTTCCCAAGGAAGATCCAGAAGCAGTTGAAGTTATCCACCAACAATTTAAATCTGAAGGTATTAATTTTCTCCTCAATACCAAAGCGGAAAAAATCGAAGTTGTAGATGGTAAAAAATATATTTGGACGGGAAAAGAAAAGATTATCGCTGACCAAATTTTAGTTGCAGCCGGACGAGCGCCAAACGTAGAATCTTTGAACTTAGATGCAGCAGGTGTAAAAGTAGGTAAAAAGGGAATTCAAGTCAATTCTAAACTGCAAACTTCCAATCCCCGTATCTACGCTTGTGGCGATGTTTTGGGCGGTTATCAATTCACCCACGTTGCTAGTTATCAAGCAAATATCGTTCTCAAAAATGCTTTGTTTGTACCAATATTTAAAGTAAGCAATCGCGTCATTCCTTGGGCAACGTTTACCGAGCCAGAATTAGCAAGGGTGGGATTGACGGAACAAGAAGCTAGGGAAAAGTATGGGAACGATATTCGAGTTGTCAAACAAGAATATGCAGATGTGGATCGCGCTCAAGCTGACGGAACGATAGCCGGATTTGCTAAGATTATTACTAAACGTAACGGGCAAATACTCGGCGCTCATTTAGTTGGTGCAGCGGCGGGCGAACTTATCCATGAGATTATATTGGCAATGTCGCATAATCTAAAACTATCTGCTCTGAGTGGAATTCACATCTATCCCACCTTATCAGAAGTGAATAGTAAGGCAGCTTTCGCTCAAACTCGCCAAAATTACGAACAAAACCACAGATTGCAGCAGATGTTATCCAGTATATTTCGCGTCATCCGTCGCTTCGGCTAA
- a CDS encoding metallophosphoesterase — translation MHWLLTGSLSVEKLTVAIADLPASLVGTKIVQLSDLHYDGVKLSEEMLKQAIAATNEADPDLIVLTGDYVTDDPSPIHQLVLRLKHLQSRYGVYASLGNHDIHYPYSKAEVTKALTSVGICVLWNEIAYPFGKKLPLIGLADYWSREFDAKSVMKQLDPQIPRIVLSHNPDTAVPLKKWRVDLQLSGHTHGGQFALPGIGPAITWYQDLRRGLPKNMRRWMPFMQAECAKVVRHWEWAQGFHQVGENQMYVNRGLGTYAPGRFLCPPEVTVITLGQGRGARSEG, via the coding sequence ATGCACTGGCTATTGACTGGATCTTTGAGTGTAGAGAAACTGACGGTAGCGATCGCCGACTTACCTGCATCTTTGGTAGGGACGAAGATAGTGCAACTGTCCGATCTGCATTACGACGGTGTTAAGCTCTCAGAAGAGATGTTAAAGCAGGCGATCGCGGCTACGAACGAAGCCGATCCCGATCTGATCGTTTTAACTGGCGATTACGTTACCGACGATCCCAGCCCCATCCATCAGTTAGTCTTGCGACTCAAGCACCTGCAAAGTCGCTATGGAGTTTATGCTAGCCTGGGCAATCACGATATCCATTACCCCTATTCCAAAGCTGAAGTAACTAAAGCCTTGACAAGTGTGGGCATTTGTGTATTGTGGAATGAAATTGCTTACCCATTTGGGAAAAAATTACCTTTAATTGGACTAGCTGATTATTGGTCGCGGGAGTTTGATGCTAAATCGGTCATGAAACAGCTAGACCCGCAAATCCCTCGAATTGTCTTATCTCACAATCCAGACACAGCCGTACCGTTGAAAAAATGGCGCGTCGATTTACAATTATCCGGTCATACTCATGGGGGTCAGTTTGCCTTACCTGGTATTGGTCCCGCTATTACCTGGTATCAAGATTTGCGCCGCGGTCTGCCTAAAAATATGCGGCGTTGGATGCCATTTATGCAAGCTGAGTGCGCTAAAGTCGTGCGTCACTGGGAATGGGCGCAGGGTTTTCACCAAGTTGGTGAGAACCAAATGTACGTCAATCGCGGCTTAGGAACTTATGCCCCCGGTCGATTTTTGTGTCCGCCAGAGGTGACGGTCATTACTCTGGGACAGGGACGAGGAGCGAGGAGTGAGGGGTGA
- a CDS encoding SDH family Clp fold serine proteinase: MSFSFFDLFWVFLFFSSLQPIWQRRQMEFRRVKTIQDFERGRSSRTILLIHRQESISLLGIPLSRYITIEDSEQVLRAIRLTPPNVPIDLILHTPGGLVLATEQIARALIRHPAKVTVFVPHYAMSGGTMLALASDEIVMDANAVLGPVDPQLGNFPAASILKVVEDKPISEVEDQTLIMADLSRKAIAQVQRFVRTLLKDETPKQKILPENIEKIVDALTTGQVTHDYPITVEEATELGLPITVGLPRNIYDLMELYPQPQGGRPSVQYIPMPYGDRRPRLPEPKGRPLPDPMEP, from the coding sequence ATGAGCTTTAGTTTTTTTGACTTGTTCTGGGTTTTCCTCTTCTTTTCTTCGCTGCAACCAATATGGCAGCGTCGTCAGATGGAATTTCGTCGTGTCAAAACTATCCAAGATTTTGAACGGGGTCGCAGCAGCCGAACTATCCTTTTGATTCACCGTCAAGAGTCGATTAGTTTATTGGGGATTCCCCTTTCGCGTTACATTACGATTGAAGACTCAGAACAGGTACTTAGAGCAATTCGCCTCACTCCACCTAATGTCCCTATCGATTTAATTCTGCACACTCCTGGGGGTTTGGTATTGGCAACAGAGCAAATTGCTAGAGCCTTGATCCGCCATCCAGCTAAAGTGACGGTGTTTGTACCCCACTATGCCATGAGTGGTGGCACGATGCTAGCACTGGCATCTGATGAAATTGTGATGGATGCTAACGCTGTGTTGGGACCAGTCGATCCGCAGTTAGGCAACTTCCCCGCTGCAAGTATTCTCAAAGTGGTGGAAGATAAACCGATTAGCGAGGTGGAGGATCAAACCCTAATTATGGCGGACTTGTCGCGTAAAGCGATCGCTCAGGTTCAGCGCTTTGTCCGCACGTTGTTAAAAGACGAAACCCCCAAGCAGAAAATTTTACCGGAAAATATTGAAAAGATTGTCGATGCGCTGACGACAGGACAGGTGACTCACGACTATCCGATCACGGTAGAAGAAGCGACAGAACTGGGATTGCCAATTACAGTCGGGTTGCCGAGAAATATTTACGACCTGATGGAATTGTATCCTCAACCGCAGGGAGGTCGTCCCAGCGTCCAGTATATCCCGATGCCATATGGCGATCGCCGTCCGAGATTACCCGAACCCAAGGGTAGACCGTTACCAGATCCGATGGAACCGTAA